In Euphorbia lathyris chromosome 9, ddEupLath1.1, whole genome shotgun sequence, the following are encoded in one genomic region:
- the LOC136206908 gene encoding uncharacterized protein: MAAELQPPEFPLAGMATATATASTTVLSPIEPENTGAPPPATKRQRRPSVRLGEIGDQSATLSYESHLRRTKQHWRLPKDSSKSVKARSITNLVNGNDSHEIQEAEGNTVNGEVNLEFGHRRKARRATTKRVRSNWISKVEEGGVEGDSREEGEEGFRDFDQESDSHLKNQSPVHSTDNAALDMWQGHRRSSVTRARVSGSRDDDAIEMDNLPESDSRERKCSTSEGVRTWLIELGLSRYAPVFEVHEVDDEVLPLLTLEDLKDMGINAVGSRRKLYSAIQKLSKGFS, from the coding sequence ATGGCCGCCGAATTACAACCACCGGAATTCCCCCTTGCCGGTATGGCCACCGCTACAGCCACAGCTTCCACCACCGTTCTATCACCTATCGAACCCGAGAATACAGGAGCACCTCCTCCGGCAACAAAACGGCAAAGACGGCCCAGCGTCCGTCTTGGTGAGATCGGAGATCAATCAGCTACTCTTTCATATGAATCGCACCTTCGACGCACCAAGCAGCACTGGCGCCTCCCTAAAGACTCCTCTAAATCCGTCAAGGCTCGGTCTATAACGAATCTTGTTAATGGAAATGACAGCCATGAAATTCAGGAAGCGGAGGGGAACACTGTAAATGGTGAAGTAAATCTTGAGTTCGGGCACCGCAGAAAAGCGAGAAGAGCGACGACAAAAAGAGTGAGATCAAATTGGATATCCAAGGTCGAAGAAGGAGGAGTTGAGGGAGATAGTAGAGAGGAAGGAGAGGAAGGATTTAGGGATTTCGATCAAGAATCCGATAGTCATTTGAAGAATCAAAGTCCAGTCCATTCTACAGATAACGCTGCTCTTGATATGTGGCAAGGCCATAGAAGAAGTAGCGTAACACGGGCTAGGGTTTCTGGGAGCAGAGACGACGACGCAATTGAAATGGATAATCTACCGGAATCAGATTCTAGAGAAAGAAAATGCAGTACTAGTGAAGGAGTAAGAACTTGGCTGATTGAATTGGGATTGAGCCGATATGCACCGGTTTTTGAAGTTCATGAAGTGGATGATGAAGTATTGCCATTGTTAACCTTGGAGGATCTTAAAGATATGGGAATTAACGCTGTAGGTTCCAGACGGAAACTCTACTCTGCAATTCAAAAACTTAGCAAAGGTTTTTCGTGA